One genomic region from Hirundo rustica isolate bHirRus1 chromosome 5, bHirRus1.pri.v3, whole genome shotgun sequence encodes:
- the C5H4orf33 gene encoding LOW QUALITY PROTEIN: UPF0462 protein C4orf33 homolog (The sequence of the model RefSeq protein was modified relative to this genomic sequence to represent the inferred CDS: deleted 1 base in 1 codon), with amino-acid sequence MEFRIEHTWDGLPVSHEPVTIGLRPDNAGLLMEVRAPFFNDPPAPPGEPGKPFGGLWDYEVVEAFFLSGRTEAVFRSLSFVPMGKYLLLLLSGRRKAWKEGLPLEFEVTRVKTKWEGKALLPWSYFPPCTDKFNAFAIHGSGEERKYEVLYPVPPHELQEGQEPDFHRLKFFKDFNLKELTGEEWTLPESEIWKSLSK; translated from the exons ATGGAATTTAGAATTGAACACACGTGGGATGGTTTGCCTGTGAGCCATGAGCCGGTTACAATTGGGCTGAGGCCGGATAATGCGGGACTGCTGATGGAAGTTCGTGCTCCTTTCTTTAATGACCCTCCAGCACCACCCGGAGAGCCAGGGAAACCTTTTGGTGGACTATGGGACTACGAGG ttgtaGAAGCTTTCTTTCTGAGTGGCAGAACTGAGGCAGTATTTAGAAGTTTGAGCTTTGTCC CCATGGGCAAGTActtactgctgctgctttccggCAGAAGAAAAGCATGGAAA GAAGGACTTCCTTTGGAGTTTGAG GTGACCAGAGTGAAAACCAAATGGGAGGGTAAAGCCCTTCTTCCTTGGAGTTATTTTCCACCATGTACTGACAAGTTCAATGCGTTTGCAATTCATGGCTcgggagaagagagaaaatatgaaGTGCTTTATCCTGTGCCTCCACATGAActgcaggaaggacaggaacCAGATTT CCATCGTTTGAAATTTTTCAAAGACTTTAACCTGAAAGAACTTACAGGGGAAGAGTGGACTCTGCCTGAATCAGAAATATGGAAATCGCTCTCTAAGTGA